In Lactococcus garvieae subsp. garvieae, the following proteins share a genomic window:
- a CDS encoding phosphocarrier protein HPr produces the protein MASKEFHIVAETGIHARPATLLVQTASKFTSEINLEYKGKSVNLKSIMGVMSLGVGQGADVTITAEGADADDALSTIAETMVKEGLAE, from the coding sequence ATGGCATCTAAAGAATTCCACATCGTTGCAGAAACTGGTATCCACGCACGTCCAGCTACATTGCTCGTTCAAACAGCTTCTAAATTCACTTCAGAAATTAACCTTGAATACAAAGGTAAATCTGTAAACCTTAAATCAATCATGGGTGTTATGTCACTCGGTGTTGGTCAAGGCGCTGATGTAACTATCACTGCTGAAGGTGCTGATGCTGATGACGCATTGAGCACAATCGCTGAAACAATGGTTAAGGAAGGTCTTGCTGAATAA
- a CDS encoding 3-deoxy-7-phosphoheptulonate synthase, translating to MSFKIISPEINIDAVKMLGHLDSAQYQRKEARDRELEAIIKGEDSRLLLIIGPCSSDNEEAVLEYAHRLAKLQEKVKDKIFMVMRVYTAKPRTNGEGYKGIIHQPDASGGADLINGIRMVRDLHYKVITQTGLTTADEMLYPENLPLVDDLVSYYAVGARSVENQQHRFVASGIDAPTGMKNPTSGNIKVMLNGIYAAQQEQDFLFGRAEVQTEGNPLAHAILRGGQDEHGKNLPNYYTDNLQEVIENYEKMGLKNPFIIVDANHDNSGKKYMEQIRIVRQTLVNRDWDEKIRRYVRGFMIESYLEDGRQDRPEVFGKSITDACLGWEKTEALIQEIYQAEI from the coding sequence ATGTCTTTCAAAATAATAAGCCCAGAGATAAATATTGATGCAGTCAAAATGCTGGGCCACCTTGATAGCGCACAATATCAGCGAAAAGAAGCAAGAGACAGAGAATTAGAAGCAATTATCAAAGGGGAAGATTCCCGACTTTTGCTAATTATTGGTCCATGTTCCTCGGACAATGAAGAAGCTGTTTTGGAGTATGCGCATCGTTTGGCTAAACTCCAAGAAAAAGTAAAAGACAAGATTTTCATGGTAATGCGTGTTTATACAGCGAAACCACGAACAAACGGGGAAGGGTATAAAGGAATCATTCATCAGCCAGATGCATCAGGTGGAGCTGATCTTATCAATGGTATTCGTATGGTACGTGACCTTCACTATAAAGTCATTACACAAACTGGATTGACCACTGCTGATGAAATGCTGTACCCGGAAAACTTGCCTTTAGTAGATGATTTAGTTTCTTATTACGCAGTTGGCGCCCGCTCAGTGGAAAATCAGCAGCATCGCTTCGTGGCCTCGGGTATCGACGCGCCAACGGGGATGAAAAATCCAACTTCTGGCAATATCAAAGTTATGCTAAATGGTATTTACGCGGCTCAGCAAGAACAAGACTTTCTCTTTGGGCGTGCAGAAGTGCAAACTGAAGGAAATCCTTTAGCCCATGCCATTTTACGAGGTGGACAGGATGAGCATGGCAAAAATCTTCCCAATTACTATACGGATAACTTGCAGGAAGTTATTGAAAATTATGAAAAAATGGGTCTGAAGAATCCCTTTATCATCGTGGATGCCAATCACGATAACTCTGGGAAAAAATATATGGAGCAAATTCGAATTGTACGACAAACTTTAGTCAATCGTGATTGGGATGAAAAAATTCGCCGTTATGTACGAGGTTTTATGATTGAGTCGTATTTAGAAGATGGACGTCAAGACCGACCTGAAGTTTTTGGAAAATCAATCACTGATGCTTGTCTTGGCTGGGAGAAAACAGAGGCCTTGATTCAGGAGATTTATCAGGCAGAAATATAA